In Kordiimonas pumila, a single genomic region encodes these proteins:
- the hfq gene encoding RNA chaperone Hfq yields MSDKNQNLQDVFLNAVRKTKTPVTVFLVNGVKLQGVITWFDNFCVLLRRDGQSQLVYKHAISTVMPAGPVQLFEPEKEGLEE; encoded by the coding sequence ATGTCAGATAAAAATCAAAACCTACAGGACGTCTTTTTAAATGCCGTTCGCAAAACAAAAACACCAGTAACAGTTTTTCTTGTTAATGGTGTAAAATTACAGGGTGTTATTACCTGGTTTGATAATTTTTGTGTGCTACTGCGCCGTGATGGGCAGTCACAGCTTGTTTACAAGCATGCAATTTCAACAGTGATGCCTGCGGGCCCTGTGCAATTATTTGAGCCTGAAAAAGAAGGCCTCGAGGAATAG
- a CDS encoding phosphatase PAP2 family protein, translating into MLLNKKTLLVIILLLALILWSFLTFSGYLSSFDTDILVAMRGEVTVGHESAVPIGPAILPAIMIFITNIGGSLTLIPLALLSVAWLYWRGEKRSAKAVLAVYVGVFILAPLLKVIFGRDRPNIIEHLAHASSASFPSGHALRSAVVYFVIAMILSAKYKGKNVYFTIACLLVGLIGFSRVYLGVHWPTDVIAGWGIAALWLVLMYSFVQKTLNH; encoded by the coding sequence ATGCTCCTAAATAAGAAGACTTTGTTAGTAATCATATTGCTTCTTGCTTTGATATTATGGAGCTTTTTGACATTCTCTGGATATTTAAGTTCATTTGATACTGATATCCTTGTGGCTATGCGAGGTGAGGTGACTGTGGGTCATGAATCTGCTGTACCTATTGGTCCTGCAATACTGCCGGCTATAATGATTTTTATCACCAACATAGGTGGGTCTCTTACTTTGATACCATTGGCTTTGCTCTCTGTTGCTTGGCTTTATTGGCGAGGCGAAAAAAGGTCTGCAAAGGCAGTTTTGGCAGTTTATGTAGGTGTTTTTATCCTTGCACCATTATTAAAAGTAATTTTTGGCAGAGACAGGCCCAATATTATTGAGCATTTGGCTCATGCCAGTAGTGCAAGTTTCCCCAGCGGCCATGCTTTAAGGTCTGCTGTTGTTTATTTTGTTATAGCGATGATTTTAAGCGCTAAATACAAAGGTAAAAATGTATATTTTACAATTGCTTGCCTATTGGTTGGCTTGATTGGGTTTAGTCGTGTTTACCTTGGGGTACACTGGCCTACGGATGTTATAGCAGGTTGGGGTATTGCTGCGTTATGGCTGGTATTAATGTATTCATTTGTTCAAAAAACACTAAATCACTAA
- the hflX gene encoding GTPase HflX, which yields MEDRTDHSGPAVQPGDGWSADGHGYLQDNIRQRVFVVHPYLSDSYSSVRLVRSPEARLEEAMGLAEAIDVEIVGGECIPLRAIKPKTFLGEGKLLELKQFTEDQEIDLVVFDCELSPGQQRNLERTLKVKVIDRTALILEIFGARASTKEGELQVELAHLTYQKSRLVRSWTHLERQRGGSGFMGGPGETQIESDRRIISDRISRIRKQLESVTRTRTLHRARRQKTPYSVIALVGYTNAGKSTLFNQLTKADVLAEDMLFATLDPTLRAIELPSTRKVILSDTVGFISELPTMLVAAFRATLEEVLEADIILHVRDAAHKDSEVQKQDVLEVLAELGIDINQEDDGAPILDVYNKIDMVPEERADTLRGIASRTERSVVLSGLTGEGCDTLIKTIDTLLGEQDYRGEITVSYSDGSKQAWLHANTKILEEKHMEDGIYYRFSVDPVVWSKYSKHNI from the coding sequence TTGGAAGATCGCACTGACCACTCAGGTCCGGCGGTCCAGCCGGGTGATGGCTGGTCTGCTGATGGTCATGGATACCTGCAGGATAATATCCGCCAGCGGGTTTTTGTTGTTCACCCTTATCTATCTGATTCGTATAGCAGTGTCAGGCTTGTGCGTAGCCCTGAGGCGCGCCTAGAGGAAGCTATGGGGCTTGCTGAAGCAATCGATGTCGAGATTGTTGGTGGTGAATGTATTCCCCTTAGAGCTATCAAGCCTAAAACGTTTCTTGGTGAAGGAAAACTTCTAGAATTAAAGCAGTTTACGGAAGATCAGGAAATTGACCTTGTCGTTTTTGACTGTGAGCTAAGTCCCGGACAACAACGAAATCTTGAGCGTACTTTAAAGGTAAAGGTTATTGACCGAACGGCGCTCATTTTAGAGATTTTTGGTGCTCGGGCTAGCACGAAAGAGGGTGAGCTACAGGTGGAGCTTGCCCATTTAACCTACCAGAAAAGCCGGTTGGTACGTTCTTGGACCCACCTTGAGAGACAACGAGGCGGTTCTGGCTTTATGGGCGGACCTGGTGAAACCCAGATCGAATCTGACCGAAGAATAATTTCTGATCGCATTAGTCGTATTCGTAAGCAACTTGAGAGCGTTACAAGAACGCGTACATTGCACCGTGCGCGGCGCCAAAAGACACCCTATTCAGTGATAGCGCTGGTGGGCTATACAAACGCTGGAAAATCTACGCTTTTCAATCAGTTAACAAAGGCTGATGTATTAGCGGAAGACATGCTTTTTGCTACACTGGACCCTACACTGCGTGCTATTGAACTACCAAGTACCAGAAAAGTTATTTTGTCAGACACGGTTGGCTTTATATCGGAACTACCGACGATGCTTGTTGCTGCCTTTAGAGCAACTCTCGAGGAAGTGCTTGAAGCTGATATTATATTACATGTTAGAGATGCAGCCCATAAAGATAGTGAAGTGCAAAAGCAGGATGTACTGGAGGTATTGGCAGAGTTAGGTATTGATATCAATCAGGAAGATGATGGTGCGCCAATACTTGATGTTTACAATAAAATTGACATGGTGCCTGAAGAACGAGCTGATACCTTAAGGGGTATTGCAAGTAGAACAGAGCGCTCCGTTGTTTTATCTGGCCTTACAGGTGAGGGCTGCGATACCCTTATCAAAACAATTGATACTTTATTGGGTGAGCAAGATTATCGCGGTGAAATCACTGTTTCTTATAGTGACGGTAGTAAGCAAGCGTGGCTACACGCCAATACTAAAATACTTGAAGAAAAGCATATGGAAGATGGTATTTACTATCGCTTTTCAGTTGACCCAGTTGTTTGGAGTAAATACTCAAAACATAATATATAA
- a CDS encoding glycerophosphodiester phosphodiesterase family protein: MIRMLSILISLYISIGTNCFAIAPADNVSTPQYELHIQPGRLADFFKWHPARIPLVSHHRGGPVPGFPENAIETMDHALKYGPGLMEVDVAQLSDGTLILMHDDSLDRTTTGTGKLASLKVDDIKRLYLRDETGMVTKYKVPTLKQALLWTKNRAVLTLDIKRGVSFTNVAAEVMDAGVQDYVVAITYSVKQAQAYHEIAPNMPLTISMSNEQDIEAVKNSGIPSHLIIAWTGLKRLSSEFYRQVHMEGWRVIMGTLGQEGISLDSQFMLSSDEDGYVELYNQGVDIIATDRYQVVQEQIRKYLFPPNIFMFIKAPNYLKQSN; encoded by the coding sequence ATGATTAGAATGCTCAGTATCTTAATTTCTTTATATATTTCAATAGGCACGAATTGCTTTGCAATTGCTCCCGCGGACAATGTTTCAACTCCTCAGTATGAATTACATATTCAGCCGGGCAGGCTGGCAGACTTTTTTAAATGGCACCCTGCGCGCATCCCTCTTGTAAGCCATCATCGTGGTGGACCTGTGCCCGGCTTTCCTGAAAATGCTATAGAAACGATGGACCATGCACTGAAATATGGCCCTGGTCTGATGGAAGTTGATGTTGCCCAGCTCTCAGATGGCACATTGATTTTAATGCACGATGATAGTCTTGACCGGACAACAACGGGAACTGGAAAGCTTGCATCATTAAAAGTTGATGATATTAAGCGGCTCTATCTCCGTGATGAAACTGGAATGGTTACCAAATACAAAGTGCCAACTCTAAAGCAGGCATTGTTATGGACAAAAAACAGGGCTGTCCTAACACTTGATATAAAGCGGGGCGTTTCGTTTACTAATGTTGCGGCAGAAGTAATGGATGCAGGTGTGCAAGATTATGTGGTTGCAATAACGTACAGTGTAAAACAGGCGCAAGCTTATCATGAAATTGCACCCAATATGCCTTTGACGATTAGCATGTCAAATGAGCAAGATATAGAAGCTGTTAAAAATAGTGGTATTCCTTCTCACTTAATTATTGCATGGACTGGTCTAAAGAGGCTTTCTTCTGAGTTTTACCGCCAAGTTCATATGGAAGGATGGCGTGTGATCATGGGAACACTAGGGCAGGAGGGCATCTCCTTGGATAGCCAGTTTATGCTGTCCAGTGATGAAGATGGTTATGTTGAGCTATATAATCAGGGTGTTGATATTATAGCAACAGACCGCTATCAGGTGGTGCAAGAGCAAATCAGGAAATATCTTTTTCCGCCTAACATATTTATGTTTATAAAAGCCCCTAATTATCTAAAACAATCAAACTGA
- a CDS encoding nucleotidyltransferase family protein: protein MNECEVRPFDYATSVVDYLPTVSPELKQVTSPFTAVILAGTRCNNDPVASVFGHQYKALVPIYGQAMISRVVGALRQSPYIKRIVIVFDCPVSLYESCPELKEYSGTIDIKVVPCAKSICESLTSALQAADDMWPYLVTTADHALLTPAMVDEFCQKALWLKSDMAVGLVEKKYLDREHPQSKRTYLPFKGSKLSGANLFAFMGPTSFKAIRFWQSIEKERKKPWKLFSAFGWSNLAALICKRCTVDEAFERASNRLGVDARAIRLPFAEAAIDVDSRSDFLQVEKILALRDTLHITIQT from the coding sequence ATGAACGAGTGTGAAGTCAGGCCATTTGATTACGCCACATCTGTGGTAGATTATCTTCCAACAGTTTCTCCAGAGCTTAAGCAGGTAACATCTCCCTTCACTGCAGTCATTTTAGCCGGTACACGTTGTAACAATGACCCCGTTGCATCAGTTTTTGGACATCAGTACAAAGCTTTAGTGCCTATTTATGGCCAAGCAATGATCTCGCGTGTAGTTGGCGCGCTCCGTCAATCGCCATACATTAAACGCATTGTTATTGTTTTTGATTGTCCAGTCTCACTCTATGAAAGCTGCCCAGAGTTGAAAGAATACTCTGGCACAATTGATATTAAAGTTGTGCCATGTGCCAAATCTATTTGTGAGAGTTTGACAAGCGCGTTACAGGCTGCAGATGATATGTGGCCTTATCTGGTTACTACAGCGGATCATGCGCTTTTAACCCCGGCAATGGTTGATGAGTTTTGCCAAAAAGCTTTGTGGCTCAAAAGTGATATGGCTGTTGGTTTGGTCGAGAAAAAGTATCTGGACCGGGAACACCCCCAGTCAAAACGTACTTATTTACCATTTAAGGGGTCTAAGTTATCCGGGGCTAATCTTTTTGCTTTCATGGGACCTACCTCTTTTAAAGCGATAAGGTTTTGGCAAAGTATTGAAAAAGAAAGAAAAAAGCCGTGGAAGCTATTCTCGGCGTTTGGGTGGTCTAACCTTGCCGCGCTTATTTGTAAACGGTGTACTGTTGATGAAGCCTTTGAGCGTGCTTCTAACAGGCTTGGCGTTGATGCGCGTGCTATTAGGCTGCCATTTGCAGAAGCTGCAATTGACGTTGATTCCCGCAGTGACTTTTTACAAGTTGAAAAAATACTCGCGCTTCGGGACACACTCCATATTACTATTCAGACATAG
- the trkA gene encoding Trk system potassium transporter TrkA translates to MKVIVCGAGQVGFNIAKHLAGQNNDVTVIDTSRELIRKISDSLDVKAIVGYASDPDMLNKAAAADADLLIAVTQSDEVNMVACQVAHSLFSVPTKVARIRNQAYLKPGWRDLFSRDNMPIDVIISPELEVAQALLRRLEVPGAFNMIPFIDGKVRMIGLTLDEDCPVVDTPLRQLTELFPKLQTIVMAVYRNNKLFVPRSDDQLQVGDTIYIAVEASTTERAMAVFGHEEDAAHRIVIVGGGNIGYSLAKLLEKSKSATNIKIIEQNVERANWLAERLQHTVVINGDALDREILTEANISETDTIVSVADDDEVNILSSLLAKQLGCVKAITLMNNPIYGELVGSIGIDVSLDPRETTVSSIVRHIRRGRIRDLYSLFDGQAEIIEAEVLEGSGAVGKALGELRLHGEVKFGMIVRDDETLVPDSETVLTSGDRVVMLSTRDAVKKVEQLFSARADIF, encoded by the coding sequence ATGAAAGTAATTGTCTGTGGTGCGGGTCAGGTTGGCTTTAATATAGCTAAACACTTGGCTGGCCAGAATAATGATGTGACTGTCATTGATACGTCAAGGGAACTGATTAGAAAAATCAGCGATTCTTTGGATGTTAAAGCTATCGTTGGCTATGCCTCCGACCCTGACATGCTGAATAAAGCGGCGGCGGCTGATGCAGACCTTTTGATTGCTGTTACACAGTCCGATGAAGTGAATATGGTTGCCTGCCAAGTGGCCCATTCGCTTTTTAGTGTACCAACAAAGGTTGCTCGAATTAGAAATCAGGCCTACTTGAAGCCGGGTTGGCGTGATCTTTTTTCACGTGATAACATGCCGATCGATGTGATTATCTCGCCTGAGCTTGAAGTTGCACAGGCCTTACTGCGTAGATTAGAAGTGCCAGGCGCTTTTAATATGATCCCGTTTATTGATGGGAAGGTTAGGATGATTGGCCTAACACTGGATGAAGATTGCCCGGTTGTTGATACCCCGCTGCGGCAATTAACAGAGCTATTCCCCAAACTGCAAACAATTGTCATGGCTGTTTACCGAAACAATAAACTTTTTGTGCCGCGCAGTGACGACCAGCTTCAGGTTGGTGACACAATATACATTGCGGTAGAAGCCAGTACGACAGAACGTGCAATGGCTGTGTTTGGGCATGAAGAAGACGCCGCGCACCGTATTGTTATTGTTGGAGGCGGAAATATTGGTTATTCGCTCGCCAAGTTGCTTGAAAAAAGCAAAAGCGCAACAAATATCAAGATTATTGAGCAGAATGTAGAGCGCGCCAATTGGCTGGCAGAAAGATTGCAGCACACAGTTGTTATCAACGGTGATGCGCTTGACCGTGAAATTTTGACAGAAGCAAACATATCCGAAACAGATACAATAGTGTCTGTGGCGGATGATGATGAAGTTAATATTCTTTCCTCACTTCTCGCTAAGCAGCTTGGCTGTGTGAAAGCTATTACTTTGATGAATAACCCTATCTACGGTGAGCTGGTTGGTTCCATTGGCATTGATGTATCCTTGGACCCGCGAGAAACGACTGTTTCATCTATTGTACGGCATATCAGGCGCGGGCGTATTCGCGATCTTTACAGTCTGTTTGACGGGCAGGCTGAAATTATTGAAGCCGAAGTGCTGGAAGGATCAGGAGCTGTTGGTAAGGCCTTGGGTGAGCTTCGCCTGCACGGTGAGGTGAAATTTGGCATGATTGTGCGGGATGACGAAACCCTTGTCCCTGACTCTGAAACAGTTCTAACGAGCGGCGACAGAGTTGTGATGCTCTCAACAAGAGATGCCGTTAAAAAAGTAGAACAGCTATTTTCTGCTCGCGCAGATATTTTCTAG
- the mazG gene encoding nucleoside triphosphate pyrophosphohydrolase has translation MTLNSLNKKYDIQDLLKIMAQLRSPDEGCPWDIEQTFETIAPYTIEEAYEVDDAIRKKDMPALNDELGDLLLQVVFHSQIAAEKNLFNFDNVVSAICDKMIRRHPHVFADAHYRSAEEQTSAWEAQKAVERSTKADHVPSALDGVPTNLPALLRAFKLQKRAARVGFDWPETIQVLDKIQEESIELVEEYQKGTNRAALKEEFGDLLFVMANLGRHMKLDPEECLRSANIKFERRFKEVESKLQEKGIKPENSNLAEMDALWNIVKAEEKQDVIAEN, from the coding sequence ATGACATTAAATAGCTTAAACAAAAAATATGACATCCAAGACTTGCTCAAAATCATGGCACAATTACGCAGTCCTGATGAAGGCTGCCCTTGGGATATTGAGCAAACATTTGAAACCATAGCCCCCTACACGATTGAAGAGGCCTATGAAGTGGATGATGCAATTCGCAAAAAAGATATGCCAGCCCTAAACGATGAATTGGGTGATCTATTGTTACAGGTTGTCTTTCATAGCCAAATCGCAGCAGAAAAGAATCTTTTTAACTTTGACAATGTGGTCTCTGCCATCTGTGACAAAATGATCAGAAGACACCCCCATGTCTTTGCAGATGCTCATTACCGCAGCGCAGAAGAACAAACCAGCGCTTGGGAAGCACAAAAAGCCGTTGAACGCAGCACCAAGGCTGATCACGTACCATCTGCCCTGGATGGGGTACCTACAAACCTTCCTGCCCTCCTAAGGGCATTCAAGCTACAAAAGCGAGCGGCCAGAGTTGGGTTCGATTGGCCTGAAACCATTCAAGTGCTTGATAAAATTCAGGAAGAGTCTATCGAACTTGTTGAGGAGTACCAAAAAGGTACTAACCGCGCCGCCTTAAAAGAAGAATTTGGAGATCTGCTTTTTGTCATGGCGAATTTAGGTCGACACATGAAGCTTGACCCAGAAGAATGCCTTCGCAGTGCAAATATAAAGTTTGAAAGGCGCTTCAAAGAAGTCGAATCCAAACTCCAAGAAAAAGGCATAAAACCAGAAAATTCAAACTTAGCTGAAATGGACGCCTTATGGAATATCGTTAAAGCTGAAGAAAAACAAGATGTTATAGCCGAAAATTAA
- a CDS encoding TrkH family potassium uptake protein, producing MWKPRLYYLMGCWLLTIGCLQLAPLFYAVLIGEKASFQSLFSSVLAIGLIGGSLFLGFRGTEKARVRKLTVLLPVFGITAMAVASGLPFFFLFPDEGALPALFEGMSLITTSGTSAYGTMLEDHDAIVLWRAMAAWAGGYLAICLALSIMSAMNIGGLQLHVSPMPFGDSEVGYARLKATTKALYPVYMMITAACAVLLWFAGAGSFMDCIQMAMATISTTGLTSTYGDALNHMGPQLIIAVFFMISIANWDLHYMRFKKRSFQAGYDYEYRLFLIGIVTAIILVVFIDGGFNAQFIWNSIFSIISAAATSGISPEGMLDKTSTPLTLAIILMIMASIGGATISTTGGLKQLRSLVIYKTGKAELERLAHPHAVAGLHFQGVNIRKNDVEAVWLLLGSFILVMAIGALVLAIFGVHFQDALSMAFSAMTLSGPLVSLTDPYFPGYAGLQNSDYITLCVLMLIGRIEASIFLALFSRALWRG from the coding sequence ATGTGGAAACCACGGCTCTATTACCTTATGGGGTGCTGGCTTCTAACAATAGGCTGCCTGCAACTAGCACCGCTTTTTTATGCGGTACTTATTGGTGAGAAAGCGTCTTTCCAGAGCCTCTTTTCCTCTGTTCTAGCAATTGGGCTGATAGGAGGCTCGCTGTTCCTTGGGTTTAGAGGGACAGAGAAAGCGCGTGTACGTAAGTTGACTGTTCTTTTACCTGTGTTTGGCATTACGGCCATGGCTGTGGCTAGTGGATTACCGTTTTTCTTTCTTTTTCCAGACGAGGGTGCTTTACCCGCACTGTTTGAAGGCATGTCGTTAATCACCACATCAGGCACAAGTGCTTATGGTACTATGCTTGAGGATCATGACGCGATTGTCTTGTGGCGGGCCATGGCGGCATGGGCTGGTGGTTATCTTGCTATTTGCTTGGCTCTTTCCATAATGTCAGCCATGAATATTGGGGGGTTACAGTTACATGTATCGCCAATGCCATTTGGAGATAGTGAAGTAGGGTATGCTCGGCTTAAGGCAACAACAAAGGCTTTATACCCCGTATACATGATGATAACGGCAGCGTGTGCCGTGCTTTTGTGGTTTGCCGGAGCAGGCAGTTTTATGGACTGCATACAAATGGCAATGGCAACCATAAGCACAACGGGCCTTACATCAACTTATGGAGACGCGCTCAACCATATGGGGCCTCAGCTTATTATTGCGGTCTTTTTCATGATTAGCATTGCTAACTGGGACTTGCATTATATGCGCTTTAAAAAGCGATCGTTCCAAGCTGGGTATGACTATGAATACAGACTTTTCCTGATCGGGATAGTCACGGCTATTATTCTTGTGGTGTTTATTGATGGTGGGTTTAACGCACAATTTATATGGAATAGCATATTTTCGATTATTTCAGCAGCAGCAACATCAGGAATAAGCCCGGAAGGTATGCTTGATAAAACATCCACGCCGCTTACCCTTGCCATAATTCTAATGATTATGGCGAGTATAGGTGGTGCAACAATAAGCACGACAGGCGGTTTAAAGCAGCTTCGTTCACTCGTTATTTACAAAACCGGCAAGGCAGAGCTTGAAAGGCTCGCGCACCCACATGCTGTTGCAGGATTACATTTTCAGGGCGTTAATATACGAAAAAATGACGTAGAGGCCGTTTGGTTGTTACTTGGAAGTTTCATACTTGTTATGGCGATAGGCGCGTTAGTGTTAGCTATTTTTGGCGTTCATTTTCAGGATGCCCTCTCAATGGCCTTTTCTGCCATGACACTTTCTGGGCCTTTAGTTTCTCTAACAGACCCATATTTCCCTGGTTATGCTGGCTTGCAAAACAGTGATTACATTACGCTTTGTGTCCTTATGCTTATAGGCCGTATTGAAGCATCTATCTTCTTAGCGCTATTTTCACGTGCACTTTGGCGTGGATAA
- the ntrX gene encoding nitrogen assimilation response regulator NtrX — protein sequence MALDILIVDDEADIRELVSGILEDEGYATRCAHDSDSGLAEIEARLPSLMILDIWLQGSKLDGLEILELVKSRHKDLPVVVISGHGNIETAVAAIKKGAYDFLEKPFEAEHLLLTVQRATEAERLRRENEDLRRRAAITIDITGKSAAINTLRQSIEKVAGTNSRILISGPSGSGKEVAARQIHARSHRNTSSFVVVNAAAMEPHRMEQELFGVEQNGGVVKTGLFERAHGGTLFIDEVGDMPLPTQAKILRVLTDQAFERVGGNTGVKVDVRVISATSKNLLLEISEGRFREDLYHRLNVVPLKMAALSDRREDIPVLAQNFLDSLSSAAGRHTLKLADDAVAALQAYDWPGNVRQLKNIMERVVIMGSDDIDGEISASLLPAEIRMDSNELLHSDGDNAIMSTPLREAREAFEREYLKIQINRFSGNISRTAAFIGMERSALHRKLKSLGISSGKLSDSIE from the coding sequence ATGGCTCTGGATATACTCATTGTTGATGATGAAGCCGATATTAGGGAACTAGTTTCAGGAATCCTTGAAGATGAAGGTTATGCAACACGCTGTGCCCATGACAGTGATAGCGGGCTTGCTGAAATTGAGGCGAGGCTGCCATCCTTAATGATTTTGGATATTTGGCTACAAGGTAGCAAGCTTGACGGGCTTGAAATTCTTGAACTTGTTAAATCAAGACATAAAGATCTGCCTGTTGTTGTGATTTCAGGTCATGGCAATATTGAGACAGCTGTGGCTGCTATTAAAAAGGGCGCGTACGATTTTCTAGAGAAACCTTTTGAGGCTGAGCACCTTTTATTGACGGTTCAGCGTGCAACAGAGGCTGAGCGCTTGCGCCGCGAAAACGAAGACTTGAGGCGTCGGGCGGCAATCACGATTGATATTACAGGCAAGTCTGCTGCTATAAATACGCTGAGGCAAAGCATCGAAAAGGTCGCTGGAACGAATAGCCGCATCTTAATTAGTGGCCCTTCCGGATCAGGTAAAGAGGTTGCTGCCCGTCAAATCCATGCTCGTTCACACAGAAACACCAGTTCGTTTGTTGTGGTAAATGCAGCGGCTATGGAGCCACACAGAATGGAACAGGAACTGTTTGGTGTTGAGCAAAATGGCGGTGTTGTAAAAACCGGCCTTTTTGAGCGCGCCCACGGCGGCACGTTGTTTATTGACGAAGTCGGGGATATGCCTTTGCCTACACAGGCAAAGATTTTGCGGGTTTTAACTGACCAAGCTTTTGAACGTGTTGGTGGTAATACCGGTGTTAAGGTTGATGTACGCGTTATATCAGCCACGAGCAAAAACCTTCTTTTAGAAATTTCAGAAGGGCGCTTTAGGGAGGACTTGTATCACCGTTTGAATGTTGTACCCCTGAAGATGGCGGCGCTTTCTGATCGGCGGGAAGACATACCCGTGTTAGCGCAGAACTTTCTGGATAGTTTATCAAGTGCAGCAGGCCGGCATACATTAAAGCTGGCAGATGATGCTGTTGCTGCTCTGCAAGCATATGATTGGCCCGGCAATGTTCGGCAGTTGAAAAACATAATGGAACGCGTGGTCATTATGGGGTCAGATGATATTGACGGCGAGATATCGGCCAGCCTTTTGCCAGCTGAAATTCGCATGGACTCAAACGAGTTGTTGCACTCAGACGGTGATAACGCCATTATGAGCACACCCTTAAGAGAGGCAAGGGAGGCGTTCGAAAGGGAATATCTGAAAATTCAGATTAACAGGTTTAGTGGAAATATTTCACGGACTGCTGCTTTTATTGGCATGGAACGTTCTGCGTTACACCGAAAGCTTAAGTCGCTCGGTATTTCCAGTGGAAAACTGTCAGATTCTATAGAGTAA